In one window of Ruminococcus hominis DNA:
- a CDS encoding type 1 glutamine amidotransferase, whose translation MKLTIGHLYPDLLNLYGDRGNIQCFRKRLEWRGIEAEVIPFLSGDKIDFSKLDIVLLGGGSDREQELVCGYLKEIKADFKNYVEQGGVVLAVCGGYQLLGKYYKTDKKMIEGLGILNITTEWEPERLIRNIILQSPLFSDPVVGFENHGGRTYINDHTPFGKVFFGLGNTGKSGYEGVVYKNVIATYLHGPLLPKNPQVCDYLLERALQRKYGENVSLSPLPDKLEHKANSYIFDRYNDKKYVLQETIKRYT comes from the coding sequence ATGAAATTAACAATCGGACATCTTTATCCTGATTTATTGAATCTTTATGGTGACCGCGGCAATATTCAATGTTTTCGTAAACGTTTAGAGTGGCGTGGGATCGAAGCAGAAGTCATTCCTTTTCTTTCTGGCGACAAAATTGATTTTTCCAAACTTGATATTGTACTATTAGGTGGTGGATCTGACAGAGAACAGGAACTGGTTTGCGGATATTTAAAAGAGATCAAAGCTGATTTTAAAAATTACGTTGAGCAAGGTGGCGTTGTTCTTGCTGTATGTGGTGGTTATCAATTATTAGGTAAATATTATAAAACTGATAAAAAAATGATTGAGGGGCTTGGTATTCTCAATATCACAACAGAATGGGAACCTGAACGTCTGATTCGAAACATCATTTTACAAAGCCCTCTCTTCTCTGATCCTGTTGTCGGCTTTGAAAACCATGGCGGACGTACCTATATCAATGACCATACACCATTTGGAAAGGTATTCTTCGGACTTGGCAACACTGGAAAATCCGGTTATGAAGGTGTAGTTTATAAGAACGTTATTGCAACATATCTTCATGGCCCACTCCTTCCAAAGAATCCTCAGGTATGTGATTACTTATTGGAACGGGCATTACAGCGTAAATATGGAGAAAATGTATCATTATCTCCACTTCCTGATAAATTGGAACATAAAGCAAATAGTTATATTTTTGATCGTTATAATGACAAAAAATATGTACTCCAAGAAACAATTAAACGTTATACCTAA
- a CDS encoding Mur ligase family protein, whose product MKLRSRLAIRCAKLTSILIKKMNRGSGVTLPGYVARIIDPNILNTMSKQVREKTIVTMGTNGKTTTNSILYHALKAEGKKVIINRTGANMMNGIISAFVLSTDKHGHLDADYACIEVDEIASVNVLPQLKPDCALLTNISRDQLDRFGEVDITYNKLKTAVTSVPDTTLIINCDDILSYSLAKDCGNSYITYGISEQIFDDISRSEIRESIFCRSCGTKLEYEFFHYGQLGIYHCPNCGFKRPDPDYTTTNVVLKDELYSFDMDGMHIQSTARTPYNIYNTLSAYVALRALHAPQQHFQSMIESFDYGNNREDIFNINGARVQLHLSKNPIGFQQKVSLVLKDPKPKDIIIQINDTYQDGEDVSWLWDVDFQYLADANVSTILTNGTRRHDMGLRLKYEDIPCGSTTDLKQSVEDLTKNGTKNLYIIVNYSGLYRTNHLLNEMQKETEGELKS is encoded by the coding sequence ATGAAATTAAGAAGCAGATTAGCAATTCGCTGTGCGAAACTAACCAGTATTTTGATTAAAAAAATGAATCGCGGAAGTGGAGTTACTCTCCCTGGGTATGTTGCGCGAATCATTGACCCTAATATTTTGAACACGATGTCAAAACAAGTACGTGAAAAGACCATTGTAACAATGGGAACAAACGGAAAAACTACAACAAACAGTATTTTATATCACGCATTGAAGGCGGAGGGAAAGAAGGTTATCATTAACCGAACAGGTGCCAATATGATGAACGGTATCATTTCTGCATTTGTTCTTTCTACTGATAAGCACGGACATTTAGATGCAGACTACGCCTGCATCGAGGTAGATGAAATCGCATCTGTCAATGTTCTTCCTCAGCTCAAACCTGACTGTGCTTTATTAACTAATATTTCACGTGACCAATTGGATCGCTTTGGTGAGGTTGATATCACTTACAATAAGTTGAAAACAGCTGTCACAAGTGTCCCTGATACAACATTGATCATTAACTGCGATGATATTTTATCCTACTCTCTTGCAAAGGACTGTGGTAATTCTTACATCACGTATGGAATCAGTGAACAGATTTTTGATGACATTTCCCGTTCTGAGATTCGTGAAAGTATTTTCTGTCGTTCTTGTGGTACAAAACTTGAATATGAATTTTTCCATTATGGACAACTTGGTATCTATCATTGTCCAAATTGTGGATTTAAACGTCCAGACCCGGATTATACAACAACCAATGTTGTATTAAAGGATGAATTATATTCCTTTGATATGGATGGCATGCATATTCAATCCACAGCGCGTACTCCATACAATATTTATAACACATTATCCGCTTATGTGGCATTACGTGCATTACACGCACCACAACAACATTTCCAGAGTATGATAGAATCTTTCGATTATGGTAATAATCGCGAAGATATTTTTAATATCAACGGTGCACGTGTACAACTTCATTTATCTAAGAATCCAATTGGATTCCAGCAAAAGGTTTCACTTGTACTCAAAGATCCAAAACCAAAAGATATCATTATCCAGATTAATGATACCTATCAGGATGGTGAAGATGTCTCCTGGCTTTGGGATGTAGATTTCCAGTATCTTGCAGATGCCAATGTATCTACCATCCTTACAAATGGAACTCGCCGACACGATATGGGACTGCGTTTAAAATATGAGGATATTCCTTGTGGTTCTACTACAGATTTAAAACAGTCTGTTGAAGATTTAACTAAGAATGGCACAAAAAATCTTTATATTATTGTCAACTACTCTGGTCTGTATCGCACAAACCACTTATTAAATGAGATGCAAAAGGAAACGGAAGGAGAACTGAAATCATGA